TTGGAAATAACACGGGATTCACCTCGAAAAATGTGGACGTCAAAAAAGACGAACGAAATTCGTCGCAGTCGCCGAATTCACGTCTTCTTCAAGAAAAAGACTTCGCCGATCAGTTCGAAGATGCAGTTAACGATGAAACTGTTGACAAGAACTTTCTAGTCAAATCTGATGAAATTCCATCCAACTCGCAGATCTGTGATAGTATTTATAGTATTGATAGTACGGCTGCTAATTCTATGATTTATCACGCTCCGTCCTCTGATCAAACGGCGTCTGCCGATCGTCGAGTCGTCTCCTCGTCTGCTGGTTGTGAAAGAGGAGTTTACCCGAAGGCCGTTAACGGAACGAGTCTTTACGATCGATTATGTGAAGAAATTAAGAACAAtaaaacgacgacgacgaaatcAAAACGCGAATCTACGAGAAGCGAAAATAAACGATCGGTGAAAAACTCCGACGTGACTTCGCTCGTCGAGCAGTTGAAACTAGCGGCAGCTGAACGAACGGAAGATGACGAAAACGATGACGATCTTGACGACCTTccgaaaaatgatgaaaagtGTAGCGATTCTAGTTACGATCGTATTTTAGCCGATCGTAAAGCAACTCCGAAGTGGCGCCCGTCGAAACAATCCGACGAAATCGTCGCGATGAAAACGGACGAGATATTTTTCGGCGCGAATGAATTCGCGAACGACGACGGATTCGAGGACGATCTTTTTTCGCGAAGTCGAAATCGTAATTTATTCTCGAATTCGGCGCCGATTAAAATCGATTGTACGAATCAGTTTCCGGATTTAGGCGCTGATCAGCGGCAGACGTATTGCGAGCAGACGGAGCCATCCTCCTCATCGGCGTCGATATGGACTCCGAAATCCGTCATCGATTGGAACGACGACATCGATATAAAATTTGTCTCGTCGAAAAAATCGTCGAAGAAAAATCGCGCCTCAGATAAAACTGAAACAACGACTCAGCAGCAGCCAcagaagcagcagcagccgcagccTCTCAGAAAAACATCATCAATCGGCAAGAAGAAACTAGTCGCGATGTCACCTGCAAAAAATCTGGAGAAAAGCAATTCATCCTCGACgggacagcagcagcagcagcagcagcatccgAAAACGTTCGCAGGTGCGGTAAAAAAAACAGACAATAGCGTCATCGTCAATAGCGATAATAGCGGTAAATCTACAAAAAAATCAGCAGCCGAACGAAATCCACGAATTCGTATCGATAATTTACCGAGAGGTTGTGAGAAGCAGACGCTTCGAGAATTCTTAGAACAATTCGGACAAATTATCGATATTCACATCGAGAAAAGTGGAAAGTTTGATTCGGCAATCGTTAGGTGAGTTGACTACAGTTTTACCGACAATTATTcgaattttaattttcttgCTGCGAACAACTTTTTGTACGTATTTCGTCGATACTTTTGATTTGTAAACTTGTAATTACAGTTTAAGTAGTAGTGAAGCTGTCGAATGGGCGTTGTCTTGTTTACACGATTGTGATACATTATTTCCTGGTATGTACTATTACTGTAAGGTGTCTGACCAGGGAGGGAGGTGTCTTCTCGAGTCCTACCTTCCTCGTCTAACTATACCAACTTTTGGTTTCGACTCATTAGTCAAAACAAGAACTGTGCAATTGAGTCCAGATTTAACTTTCAATTAAACCTCTCTAAATTCCAGACCTAGTTCTAATCTACAGTAGTAGAATAGCTACAATCAAACACGGAGAACAGATAAAACCCACTGTATATAGACTGATAAGTTTTAGAATCAAGAATTCGtttaatcaaaaattaaaatgacaCAACGCAGTGAAGTCTCACTTGATGATGATCACCTGTTGGTGATCTCTAGTGAGTTTGAAATGTCGTGGcgtttaaatttttgatagaacaaattcttgattttaaaactGCATATAGTAGGTCTTTATCTTTCTAGTACAACAGTGTTGAAATTATGTCATATCGTCGACCTTTTCTATGTGATTTAATACgattaatgttaaattgtcGTTCGAATGCGTTGAAAGAACTTTATCATGATTGACTTATTATTAGGGTTctttattttgataagtttTGATAAGTTAATCTCATTATAGGATAGACCTGTGCAGATCGGTAATGTTTGTGTATCTAATGTAGTGGCATATACAACACACGTAGCATGCACTTGTAAAATTGTGTACataacaaatgaaaaagaattggtttgaaaaagttttgtctgaaaaaaaatgcatttatttctttttgacaAGCGACAGATCGGAAATAGATCAGTTGTACTGTATTTATTTATGTTATGCCTCGAGAATgaacaattttgaatttatttacttttttgaattttgcaaTAATAAGCATGTTGTCCGAGATGCAGATAGATTTTCATGTTTTGTTTGAAACGAATGTAATAAATCTTTACGTTTTGAAGCCTCTAGAAAATGGGTTCTCTTTTCATTGATATGAAGTTTCTGTGGAATCGCTGCAGGATTTATAGATTTGTTTAATTTgcgttttttcttttgttatttcagacCAACCGCTTCCATTAGCTGTTGTCAAATTGACAAAATGACGGAGGAAAGAAAGAAGTGCGTTTTACTTgtggaggggagggaggagggttagattttttaagtaataaagaatttttcatcattcagaAGTCGACAATTAATCTCAGTAGCCTTgtgttgaatttattttgtggAGAGGATCATCGTTGAGGATGGACTAAATGTCTACTTGTATTTTCTTGATTGCAACAAACCAAATTCCGAGGACTGACGCAGGGCATGCAACTGCTAACAAACCCAAAGTGATATTCCAATAAAAGCCCTAGGGTCCAGGGTAAGTTCATTTCTGAGAAAACGATTTGAGGGACCTCGTACATAAAAATCTCGTGGCACCAATTCATGGAGCTGAATCTGGCCCGCCACTCTACTGTCAGAACTTCACCGTTAAGTGCTGCCGCTATCTATTTCATAAGCGGTAAACACTGGAACTAACTCGATCACCAGATGTTCTTGCTGCGGCATGCGAGCCATTACGGATTCGCCTTACCGGAATGTGCTGCCAGTAGTCATTGTGGTCGAATGCGACATTAACCCGGAAATAGGGAtctttttgtaaaaaaaattaataaaatgcgAATTTCGGGTGATTGCATCTTAATCGAACAACGTAATTAGCGAATACTATTAGAAGACACTTTTGGATGATTGCATTTAGACGACAAGACATTTCAAAGGTCAGATATGAAGGGATAGAAGGAGTATGCCcattaaattcaattataaatatattttattgaatgCAATGGCTTTTACGACGTTCTTAAATATACGTATTTCGTCCCCTGTGGCTCAaattattattgtttatttaggATATTTCAATCACTCATGATTCTAGAATTGTTCCACACTCAGAACATATGAATTTCGGAAATGCCTCTGTTAGATAACTTCTTGGTCGAAACAATTGAATAAACATCATATATTTTTCTCGACACAACACTAACAGAGTCAGAGAGGTTAGAATGTCGGCTGCTGGAAGAACTCAACAATCTCAAGGAAAGCGGAGAAAAAGATCTCATCCTCCGGTTTATAATGCAATCGGAGTTTCATTCgaagataaagataatgattttgtctggtaaataaataaaatactcTTCTTAAATTTGTCAAACTTTGACTCATTTCCTAATCATTTTCTCACTTTATTTCAGCCCGATTTGTTTTGATATGATTGAAGAAGCTCATATGACTAAATGTGGCCACAGTTTTTGGTAAGAATCAATTCATGAATTCTATGTGAAAATCAGCTTCTCTCTCGACTTATGATTTCATCGTTTCTCATTGTTTCGTTTCTATAGTTACAAATGCATCCATCAAACTTTGGAACAAAGCAATCGATGTCCGAAATGTAATTACGTCATCGAAAAACAGGATCAGATATTTCCGAATTTCCTGCGTAAGTCGAGACAGCCTCAGTCAATCAACCTCCTCCACATCGGACAGCCTCAGTCAATCAACCTCCTCCACATCGGACAGCCTCAGTCAATCAACCTCCTCCACATCGGACAGCCTCAGTCAATCAACCTCCTCGACATCGGACAGCCTCAGTCAATCAACCTCCTCCACATCGGACAGCCTCAGTCAATCAACCTCCTCCACATCGGACAGCCTCAGTCAATCAACCTCCTCGACATCGGACAGCCTCAGTCAATCAACCTCCTCGACATCGGACAGCCTCAGTCAATCAACCTCCTCCACATCGGACAGCCTCAGTCAATCAACCTCCTCCACATCGCACAGCCTCAGTCGATCAACCTTGTAGACAATCAATAAATAAGATTCTAAGCcgatttttgtatattttcagtaaatgaactgattttgaaacagaaacaacgaATAAATGAGAAGAAAATTCGTATCGATCAACAGGTAATAATTGCAGGCAAAGTCTACtgtattagttattgtgtCAATTTCAACTTTGCTTGAGAGGAAATCaagtggcctagctcagtctgTTTTAGTAGTACAAACCTGATATtgttcttaataggaccatCACAGACTGGCAGCTAAACTAAAACatcaaatataattcattttatagGTTAAACCGTAACCAAGTTGATGTTAGTCTGACTTTATCTGTATAATTTACTGACCATGTCTAATATCGTTTATAGAATTCGAATGTATCTTTGAATCTCGAAGATGTCATCAGCGATCAAGATAACCTTGACATTGCTAATATAAACTTGATGCTCGAAGTTCTCGCGCAGAAGAAACAGCAAATCATGGCGGTAAGCGCTTCAATCATTCTGCTTCGGTTTATTTTATGATCTCtaaaaagattttctgaaatatttctaaatttatcACGATTGATTTTCAGGATTGTCGAACGActcaaaatcaaatattgaagGAATTTCTGCAGAAAATTCGCACAAAGAAACAACAACAATTAGAACAGTTGACGAGAGAAATGAACGTTCTCGACGAAGATTGCGCAAGAGTTGACGTGAGTGTAGATGTTAAAGATGAGTTTCCCGGTGATGCAAGTTGTCGAACCTGTTCCAGTATTGAAATTAACCATTTCTcgtatttatatttcaaataacagTTAAAGTTACAAGACGAACGAAAAATACTTTCCCATATTGGGGTAAGTGACTGAAAGCTTATATCATTAGAATTTGACAATTTCGCCCTGATgtgtttaatgatatttcgtCGTTTTGTTTTGTGTAGGAAACAGTTGTAAATGGTATCCATGGAGACGCAGCAGCCGGTCCGTCCACGAGTACAGCCTCACCTTCAACTTCTACAGCCGTCGTTTCTTCCGATAATAGTTTACAAGAAGGATTTAATGGCAGTAAAAATGTAAGCGATAAGTGATTCCGGGCCGAGGACTTTCTCAGCCTGTCTACCGTTTGAAGACTGTTGTTCATttcgatttgaatattttaggtAAATAGACAAAGATGGTTACACACAACGATGGCAGCCAGACGTAAAAAAGTTAATCATCATTTCGATGATTTGGAACAATGTTATTTCTCTACGAGATTGAAGGAATTCGGCAGTAAGTTCGTCCTAACTATCGACGATACTCAGAAATTAGTGATCGACAGTAAAACTTGCTTAAATTTTCATGGTTGGGACGATCATTTTACTGTCTGTTGTTCTTTCAGATCAGAATGGCTGCGATGGTTTAGATGAATTCACCGATAATCTGTCCAAATTCATAAAGTTCAGCTCATTTCGTCCTCTCGCGTCTCTCAGCTACGCTAGCGACATCTATAACGGCTCCAGTATCGTATCGAGGTAGAACAGACGGATAGTTTATATCGTATACAGAATGTTGTAAATTGTTTCTGGTGAATTcttcgttttttttaaattttagtaTCGATTTCGACAGAGATTGTGAATTTTTTGCAATTGCTGGCGTTACAAAGAAAATCAAGGTATGGCTTTAATAGACGCCCACTTTACTGACCCCCTCTCTCACTCTTCTAACCCCCCTCTCCCACTCTACTGACATGTCCTCTACCCCTATATTTGTTTGTTGTAGGTATTTGAATATGGAAGTATTATTCGCGATGCCGTAGACGTACATtatcctgttaatgaaatgttGTGTAACTCAAAAATCAGGTGAGAATTATCTTAAGATACTTTTGATTTCACTGTAAATCGCGCAACTGTTTTCTCTATTTTCCTAGTGATATTCTGAtgtgtttgtttgtttcaGTTGTGTCACATGGAATTCTTATCACAAAGGTCAAATGGCAAGTGCCGACTATGAAGGTACTATAACGCTGTGGGATGCATTAGCCGGTGTGAAATCAAGATTATTGCAGGTGAATCATTCACACACAAACAAAATTCAACTTTCTCTGAAAGACGGCAGTTTTCAATTGATGTCTcgttatatttatttcaggaACATGAGAAGAGATGTTGGAGCGTCGACTTTAATCGCGTCGATCCTAAATTACTCGCTTCCGGTTCCGATGATTCTAAAGGTAAATATCGGTCAGTAGACGGCTGTTCAACTCATCGCAGATTCCCCTCTCATCCTAGAATCCCTCTCACTCGTGACCCTCCTCACCCTAGACCCCCTTAACCCTAGAAACCCTCTCACTCGTGACCCTCCTCACCCTAGACCCCCTTAACCCTAGAATCGCTCTCACTCATGTCCCTCCTCACCCTAGACCCCCTTAACCCTAGAATCCCTCTCACTCATGACCCCCTTAACCCTAGAA
This Tubulanus polymorphus chromosome 7, tnTubPoly1.2, whole genome shotgun sequence DNA region includes the following protein-coding sequences:
- the LOC141908118 gene encoding E3 ubiquitin-protein ligase COP1-like isoform X2; translated protein: MSAAGRTQQSQGKRRKRSHPPVYNAIGVSFEDKDNDFVCPICFDMIEEAHMTKCGHSFCYKCIHQTLEQSNRCPKCNYVIEKQDQIFPNFLLNELILKQKQRINEKKIRIDQQNSNVSLNLEDVISDQDNLDIANINLMLEVLAQKKQQIMADCRTTQNQILKEFLQKIRTKKQQQLEQLTREMNVLDEDCARVDLKLQDERKILSHIGETVVNGIHGDAAAGPSTSTASPSTSTAVVSSDNSLQEGFNGSKNVNRQRWLHTTMAARRKKVNHHFDDLEQCYFSTRLKEFGNQNGCDGLDEFTDNLSKFIKFSSFRPLASLSYASDIYNGSSIVSSIDFDRDCEFFAIAGVTKKIKVFEYGSIIRDAVDVHYPVNEMLCNSKISCVTWNSYHKGQMASADYEGTITLWDALAGVKSRLLQEHEKRCWSVDFNRVDPKLLASGSDDSKVKLWSTNTEHSVACLEAKANVCCVKFNPESRYHLAFGSADHCVHYFDLRNLKQPVVVFKGHRKAVSYAKFVNTSELVSASTDSQLKLWSLTNKPHCLRTFKGHVNEKNFVGLASDGDYIACGSENNSLCIYYKGLSKQLLNYKFDTVRSTIERDRKDDEANEFVSAVCWRPGSNVVVAANSQGIIKVLELV
- the LOC141909047 gene encoding uncharacterized protein LOC141909047, producing the protein MTLVLNNDHYGWAYEAPPVEEGATPCSLCYGRGISKLPDLTSLRPPRAMTPGQSPSLGKKPSRGRGRAKILADVVHSVQSTSNKSLSRGSSCSSLNRQQITANSTGTAGAGAGGFGNNTGFTSKNVDVKKDERNSSQSPNSRLLQEKDFADQFEDAVNDETVDKNFLVKSDEIPSNSQICDSIYSIDSTAANSMIYHAPSSDQTASADRRVVSSSAGCERGVYPKAVNGTSLYDRLCEEIKNNKTTTTKSKRESTRSENKRSVKNSDVTSLVEQLKLAAAERTEDDENDDDLDDLPKNDEKCSDSSYDRILADRKATPKWRPSKQSDEIVAMKTDEIFFGANEFANDDGFEDDLFSRSRNRNLFSNSAPIKIDCTNQFPDLGADQRQTYCEQTEPSSSSASIWTPKSVIDWNDDIDIKFVSSKKSSKKNRASDKTETTTQQQPQKQQQPQPLRKTSSIGKKKLVAMSPAKNLEKSNSSSTGQQQQQQQHPKTFAGAVKKTDNSVIVNSDNSGKSTKKSAAERNPRIRIDNLPRGCEKQTLREFLEQFGQIIDIHIEKSGKFDSAIVSLSSSEAVEWALSCLHDCDTLFPDQPLPLAVVKLTK
- the LOC141908118 gene encoding E3 ubiquitin-protein ligase COP1-like isoform X1; the protein is MSAAGRTQQSQGKRRKRSHPPVYNAIGVSFEDKDNDFVCPICFDMIEEAHMTKCGHSFCYKCIHQTLEQSNRCPKCNYVIEKQDQIFPNFLLNELILKQKQRINEKKIRIDQQNSNVSLNLEDVISDQDNLDIANINLMLEVLAQKKQQIMADCRTTQNQILKEFLQKIRTKKQQQLEQLTREMNVLDEDCARVDLKLQDERKILSHIGETVVNGIHGDAAAGPSTSTASPSTSTAVVSSDNSLQEGFNGSKNVNRQRWLHTTMAARRKKVNHHFDDLEQCYFSTRLKEFGNQNGCDGLDEFTDNLSKFIKFSSFRPLASLSYASDIYNGSSIVSSIDFDRDCEFFAIAGVTKKIKVFEYGSIIRDAVDVHYPVNEMLCNSKISCVTWNSYHKGQMASADYEGTITLWDALAGVKSRLLQEHEKRCWSVDFNRVDPKLLASGSDDSKVKLWSTNTEHSVACLEAKANVCCVKFNPESRYHLAFGSADHCVHYFDLRNLKQPVVVFKGHRKAVSYAKFVNTSELVSASTDSQLKLWSLTNKPHCLRTFKGHVNEKNFVGLASDGDYIACGSENNSLCIYYKGLSKQLLNYKFDTVRSTIVGERDRKDDEANEFVSAVCWRPGSNVVVAANSQGIIKVLELV